A window from Plodia interpunctella isolate USDA-ARS_2022_Savannah chromosome 2, ilPloInte3.2, whole genome shotgun sequence encodes these proteins:
- the RagC-D gene encoding ras-related GTP-binding protein C isoform X1: protein MSYQDEPSYGSSFPKDFSYGPFEQNGEGDNTSLQEDHKPRILLMGLRRSGKSSIQKVVFHKMSPNETLFLESTNKIVKDDINNSSFVQFQIWDFPGQIDFFDATFDSDTIFGGCGALVFVIDAQDDYQDALDKLQLTVTKAYRVNNNIKFEVFIHKVDGLNDDYKMESQRDIHHRANEDLAEAGLEHVHLSFHLTSIYDHSIFEAFSKVVQKLIPQLPTLENLLNILISNSGIEKAFLFDVVSKIYIATDSSPVDMQSYELCCDMIDVVIDISCIYGMVDDSEMNTFNSQSSSLIKLNNGTVLYLREVNKFLALVCILREENFQKQGVIDYNFLCFRDAITQVFELRNKCQNAMAMARARSGTPEPLANGAAVESTESNSDRSQTQLP from the exons ATG AGTTATCAGGACGAACCAAGTTATGGAAGCTCCTTCCCCAAGGATTTTAGTTACGGACCGTTCGAGCAAAATGGGGAGGGTGACAACACGTCATTGCAAGAAGATCATAAACCACGTATTCTTCTAATGGGTCTTAGAAG atCAGGCAAGTCTTCAAttcaaaaagttgtatttcatAAGATGTCCCCAAATGAGACATTGTTTTTGGAATCTACAAACAAGATTGTAAAAGATGATATAAACAACAGTAGTTTTGTTCAATTCCAAATTTGGGACTTCCCAGgtcaaatagatttttttgatgCTACTTTCGATTCTGATACAATATTTGGAGGTTGTGGAGCTTTGGTATTTGTAATAGACGCACAG gATGATTATCAAGATGCCTTAGACAAACTGCAACTCACAGTTACTAAAGCTTACagagtaaataataacatcaaaTTTGAAGTGTTTATACATAAG GTTGATGGACTCAATGATGACTACAAGATGGAATCTCAAAGAGACATCCATCACCGCGCAAATGAGGATCTTGCTGAAGCTGGACTGGAGCATGTTCATCTATCTTTCCATTTGACATCTATCTATGATCACTCTATATTTGAAGCTTTTAGTAAAGTTGTCCAAAAGTTGATTCCACAACTTCCAACTTTGGAAAATCTtctcaacattttaatatca AACTCAGGCATAGAAAAGGCCTTCCTTTTTGATGTGGTGTCCAAAATATACATAGCAACTGATAGCTCTCCTGTTGATATGCAAAGTTATGAGCTTTGCTGTGATATGATTGATGTTGTCATAGACATATCATGTATTTATGG CATGGTAGACGACAGTGAAATGAATACATTCAACAGTCAAAGTTCTAGTCTCATCAAGCTGAACAATGGCACAGTGCTGTACCTGCGTGAAGTTAATAAATTCCTCGCTCTTGTATGTATACTTCGCGAGgagaatttccaaaaacaag gtGTCATTGACTACAACTTCCTGTGCTTCCGCGATGCGATTACTCAGGTTTTCGAGCTACGGAATAAGTGTCAGAATGCCATGGCTATGGCTAGGGCCAGGTCGGGAACCCCGGAGCCGCTGGCCAATGGTGCTGCCGTCGAATCCACGGAGAGCAATTCAGACCGCTCTCAAACTCAACTTCCATAG
- the RagC-D gene encoding ras-related GTP-binding protein C isoform X2, which yields MDEPSYGSSFPKDFSYGPFEQNGEGDNTSLQEDHKPRILLMGLRRSGKSSIQKVVFHKMSPNETLFLESTNKIVKDDINNSSFVQFQIWDFPGQIDFFDATFDSDTIFGGCGALVFVIDAQDDYQDALDKLQLTVTKAYRVNNNIKFEVFIHKVDGLNDDYKMESQRDIHHRANEDLAEAGLEHVHLSFHLTSIYDHSIFEAFSKVVQKLIPQLPTLENLLNILISNSGIEKAFLFDVVSKIYIATDSSPVDMQSYELCCDMIDVVIDISCIYGMVDDSEMNTFNSQSSSLIKLNNGTVLYLREVNKFLALVCILREENFQKQGVIDYNFLCFRDAITQVFELRNKCQNAMAMARARSGTPEPLANGAAVESTESNSDRSQTQLP from the exons ATG GACGAACCAAGTTATGGAAGCTCCTTCCCCAAGGATTTTAGTTACGGACCGTTCGAGCAAAATGGGGAGGGTGACAACACGTCATTGCAAGAAGATCATAAACCACGTATTCTTCTAATGGGTCTTAGAAG atCAGGCAAGTCTTCAAttcaaaaagttgtatttcatAAGATGTCCCCAAATGAGACATTGTTTTTGGAATCTACAAACAAGATTGTAAAAGATGATATAAACAACAGTAGTTTTGTTCAATTCCAAATTTGGGACTTCCCAGgtcaaatagatttttttgatgCTACTTTCGATTCTGATACAATATTTGGAGGTTGTGGAGCTTTGGTATTTGTAATAGACGCACAG gATGATTATCAAGATGCCTTAGACAAACTGCAACTCACAGTTACTAAAGCTTACagagtaaataataacatcaaaTTTGAAGTGTTTATACATAAG GTTGATGGACTCAATGATGACTACAAGATGGAATCTCAAAGAGACATCCATCACCGCGCAAATGAGGATCTTGCTGAAGCTGGACTGGAGCATGTTCATCTATCTTTCCATTTGACATCTATCTATGATCACTCTATATTTGAAGCTTTTAGTAAAGTTGTCCAAAAGTTGATTCCACAACTTCCAACTTTGGAAAATCTtctcaacattttaatatca AACTCAGGCATAGAAAAGGCCTTCCTTTTTGATGTGGTGTCCAAAATATACATAGCAACTGATAGCTCTCCTGTTGATATGCAAAGTTATGAGCTTTGCTGTGATATGATTGATGTTGTCATAGACATATCATGTATTTATGG CATGGTAGACGACAGTGAAATGAATACATTCAACAGTCAAAGTTCTAGTCTCATCAAGCTGAACAATGGCACAGTGCTGTACCTGCGTGAAGTTAATAAATTCCTCGCTCTTGTATGTATACTTCGCGAGgagaatttccaaaaacaag gtGTCATTGACTACAACTTCCTGTGCTTCCGCGATGCGATTACTCAGGTTTTCGAGCTACGGAATAAGTGTCAGAATGCCATGGCTATGGCTAGGGCCAGGTCGGGAACCCCGGAGCCGCTGGCCAATGGTGCTGCCGTCGAATCCACGGAGAGCAATTCAGACCGCTCTCAAACTCAACTTCCATAG